A genomic window from Osmia bicornis bicornis chromosome 4, iOsmBic2.1, whole genome shotgun sequence includes:
- the LOC114881048 gene encoding cytochrome b-c1 complex subunit Rieske, mitochondrial isoform X1: MNVVAKSSNLSPFLRSTVTVVTNGTQPVIPSAAVVKPKIVGKSTVKQLLKESMLQSLITGPLRVSSGIGASLLAVQRRMAHTDIKWPDFTDYRQDSTKDPTAKSKESAASRKTFTYVMTTAMGVGCMYSAKSAVHNAVSLLAATKDVLALAKIEVKLDTIPEGKSVIFKWRGKPLFVRHRSAKEIDKESQVDITSLRDPQDDKDRVKQPEWLIVLGVCTHLGCVPIANAGEFGGYYCPCHGSHYDASGRIRKGPAPLNLEVPPYEFIDQKTVLVG; encoded by the exons ATGAATGTTGTGGCGAAATCATCAAATTTGTCACCTTTTTTAAGGTCGACTGTGACTGTCGTTACAAATGGGACACAACCAGTAATTCCAAGTGCTGCTGTTGTAAAACCAAAGATTGTTGGGAAATCTACCGTCAAGCAACTACTTAAAGAAAGTATGCTTCAAAGTCTTATTACAGGGCCTTTGCGTGTAAGCTCAGGAATCGGAG CGAGCTTACTAGCAGTGCAAAGGAGAATGGCCCATACCGATATTAAATGGCCAGATTTTACTGACTATCGCCAGGACTCTACTAAAGATCCAACAGCTAAGAGTAAAGAATCTGCAGCTAGTCGTAAAACATTTACATATGTTATGACAACTG CTATGGGTGTAGGTTGTATGTACTCTGCAAAATCAGCTGTACATAATGCTGTATCTCTATTAGCTGCAACTAAAGATGTTTTAGCTTTAGCAAAAATTGAAGTTAAACTTGATACAATTCCAGAAGGAAAAAGTGTTATTTTTAAATGGCGTGGAAAACCTTTATTTGTACGTCACag gtCAGCAAAAGAAATCGACAAAGAGTCGCAGGTTGATATTACAAGTCTTAGAGATCCACAAGACGATAAGGATCGTGTGAAACAACCAGAGTGGTTAATTGTGCTGGGAGTATGTACGCATTTGGGATGTGTCCCAATTGCTAATGCTGGTGAATTTGGTGGTTATTATTGTCCTTGTCATGGTTCTCACTATGACGCCAGTGGGAGGATTAGGAAAGGACCAGCACCTCTAAACTTAGAAGTGCCACCTTATGAATTCATTGATCAGAAAACCGTACTAGTTGGTTGA
- the LOC114881048 gene encoding cytochrome b-c1 complex subunit Rieske, mitochondrial isoform X2 has product MLQSLITGPLRVSSGIGASLLAVQRRMAHTDIKWPDFTDYRQDSTKDPTAKSKESAASRKTFTYVMTTAMGVGCMYSAKSAVHNAVSLLAATKDVLALAKIEVKLDTIPEGKSVIFKWRGKPLFVRHRSAKEIDKESQVDITSLRDPQDDKDRVKQPEWLIVLGVCTHLGCVPIANAGEFGGYYCPCHGSHYDASGRIRKGPAPLNLEVPPYEFIDQKTVLVG; this is encoded by the exons ATGCTTCAAAGTCTTATTACAGGGCCTTTGCGTGTAAGCTCAGGAATCGGAG CGAGCTTACTAGCAGTGCAAAGGAGAATGGCCCATACCGATATTAAATGGCCAGATTTTACTGACTATCGCCAGGACTCTACTAAAGATCCAACAGCTAAGAGTAAAGAATCTGCAGCTAGTCGTAAAACATTTACATATGTTATGACAACTG CTATGGGTGTAGGTTGTATGTACTCTGCAAAATCAGCTGTACATAATGCTGTATCTCTATTAGCTGCAACTAAAGATGTTTTAGCTTTAGCAAAAATTGAAGTTAAACTTGATACAATTCCAGAAGGAAAAAGTGTTATTTTTAAATGGCGTGGAAAACCTTTATTTGTACGTCACag gtCAGCAAAAGAAATCGACAAAGAGTCGCAGGTTGATATTACAAGTCTTAGAGATCCACAAGACGATAAGGATCGTGTGAAACAACCAGAGTGGTTAATTGTGCTGGGAGTATGTACGCATTTGGGATGTGTCCCAATTGCTAATGCTGGTGAATTTGGTGGTTATTATTGTCCTTGTCATGGTTCTCACTATGACGCCAGTGGGAGGATTAGGAAAGGACCAGCACCTCTAAACTTAGAAGTGCCACCTTATGAATTCATTGATCAGAAAACCGTACTAGTTGGTTGA
- the LOC114881033 gene encoding probable ribosome biogenesis protein RLP24 codes for MRIETCYFCSSRIYPGHGIQFVRNDCKIFKFCRSKCHAAFKKKKNPRKVRWTKAYRKTVGKELAVDPAFEFEKRRNIPVKYNRELWNKTIEAMRKVETIRQRRQNLHIMQRLRKGRELEQERDVKEVQRDLSLIRSPAAGLKERKKLEEVAEQEEMMQESNDEQEPEEMEMNS; via the exons ATGCGTATAGAAACGTGTTATTTTTGTTCGTCTCGGATTTACCCGGGACATGGAATTCAATTTGTAAGGAACGATTGTAAG aTATTCAAATTTTGCCGTTCAAAATGTCATGCTGCAttcaagaagaagaaaaatccgAGAAAAGTCAGATGGACCAAAGCGTACAGGAAAACTGTGGGCAAAGAATTGGCAGTGGATCCAGCATTTGAATttgagaaaagaagaaatataccTGTTAAATACAATAGAGAATTATGGAACAAGACGATTGAAGCAATGAGGAAAGTAGAAACTATCAGACAGAGGAGACAGAATCTACATataatgcaaagattacgtAAAGGACGCGAATTAGAACAAGAAAGGGATGTTAAAGAAGTCCAACGTGATTTGTCTCTTATAAGATCACCTGCTGCAGGACttaaggaaagaaagaagctGGAAGAAGTTGCAGAACAAGAAGAAATGATGCAAGAATCGAATGATGAACAAGAGCCAGAAGAAATGGAAATGAATAGTTAA